The DNA sequence ATGGTAGTAGGCGTTATACCGAACAACATCAGCGCCGATGCCCGCATGACCAATTACCTGATAAGCGTTGAGAAAAACCCAAAGGTGGAAATAGACCAGCACGGGACCTACCACACCCCAAACGAATGGAATATGACAAACATGACGTATAACCAGACGCTAGCGCTTATGGAATTGGGCAACAGCGACCTGGTTACTGCGCTGGGGGTGCATCCTATAACATTCGTCCCGCCATACGATGCCTATGACTCAAACGCGCTAAGGGCCATGAATGCCCTCGGGTTCAAGGTGGTATCCGCGTCGCAGGGGGATAACAACTTCACCTCCAACGTAACAAGGATAGGATATACAATCGCGGTGAGGGAAACGGACGAGAACCTGCAATCGAGCAACAACTCCCTTGCCTCGACGAACGAAATAAT is a window from the Candidatus Micrarchaeota archaeon genome containing:
- a CDS encoding DUF2334 domain-containing protein: MVLYVFPSILLPHSMKPTSQIFYANSTNCSFAYPNKPTVVLRMDDVQKFAFDNASIAIISDVAIQRNLPMVVGVIPNNISADARMTNYLISVEKNPKVEIDQHGTYHTPNEWNMTNMTYNQTLALMELGNSDLVTALGVHPITFVPPYDAYDSNALRAMNALGFKVVSASQGDNNFTSNVTRIGYTIAVRETDENLQSSNNSLASTNEIINGCESKFKTGNICVILIHPQDYIVVRNGSYTHRLNTTSIAQFNNMLDGLQALNVSFGNFKDMVKCN